The region AAAGAGATGGAGTGAGAAGGTTTAGGAGGGGCACCATTTGAGAAGGTTCAGTTCCACTGCTCTCATGGCAGAGGCTTTATGTTTGCTTTTAATTGACTAGTTGAAGATGATCATGGCATTTGCACAATGTAATGAAGTGACAAAGAAAGGCAACACCCAGTGTGAAGTGTTGCCTTTTCAGATCAGTGTAGATTGGTATGTCTGGAGAGTTAAATTCCAAGCATGACTTAGGCAAAGGAGAGGAAGTGAATTATTTTACCCACTACTCAATGTTCTTTGTTTGCTtctacaaggaaatcaatggGGGACACGGCCGTAGAGGACCTGGAGCTTGGCGGTGGATCTGGAGCGGGGgcggcagcagcagtggtggtggctagGGGTGGCGGCAGCACGCTAGAGATGGCCACGGCAAAGGAGTCCGACTCCATAGAGTGCCCCTTTTGTGATGACGTGTCCAAATATGAGAAGCTTGCCAAGATCGGCCAAGGCACCTTTGGGGAGGTGTTTAAGGCCAAGCACCGCCAGACTGGCAAAGAGGTGGCTCTGAAGAAGGTGCTGATAAAGAATGAGAAGGAGGGGTTCCCCATTACAACTTTGCGGGAGATCAAGATCCTCCAGGTTCTAAAACATGAGAATGTGATCAACTTGATTGAGATTTGCCGAACCAAAACATCCCTCTATAACCACAGCAAGGGCAGCATATACCTGGTGTTTGACTTTTGCGAGCATGATCTTGCTGGGCTGCTGAGCAATGCCTTTGTCAAGTTCACTCTCTCTGAGATCAAGAGAGTGATGCAGATGCTGCTCAATGGCCTCTACTTCATCCATATGAACAAGATCCTGCACAGGGACATGAAGGCTGCTAATGTGCTCATCACCCGTGATGGTGTCTTGAAGCTGGCAGACTTTGGGCTGGCCCGGGCCTTCAGCCTGAACAAGAACAGCCAGCGCAGCCGCTTCACCAACCATGTGGTGACGCTCTGGTACCGGCCCCCGGAGCTATTGCTTGGGGAGTGGGACTACGGTCCCCCCATTGACCTGTGGGGTGCAGGGTGCATCATGGCAGAGATGTGGACTCGTAACCCTATCATGCAGGGCAACACGGAACAGCAACAGCTTGTTCTCATCAGCCAGCTCTGTGGCTCCATCACCCCTGAGGTGTGGCCAAACGTGGGCAAGTACCAGCTGTTTGAGAAGCTGGACCTGGTCAAGGGCCAGAAGCGGAAGGTGAAGGAGAGGCTGAAGCCCTATGTGCGTGATCCCCATGCACTCGACCTCATCGATAAGCTGCTGGTGCTGGATCCTGCGCAGCGCATCAACAGTGATGACGCCCTCAACCACGACTTCTTCTGGTCGGATCCCATGCCCACAGACCTCAAGCGCATGCTGTCCACCCACCCGACGTCCATGTTCGAGTACCAGGGGCCACCACGCTGGAAGGGCAGCCAGATCACCCAGCAGCGGACCAACCAGAGCCAAAATCCCACTGCTACCAGCCAGATGGAATTTGATCGTGTCTTCTGAAGGCGGGCGCTTCTCATTAGggctgctgttttattttttcttctgctatgTGACTTCCATCATGGAGATGATGGGGCGTTTGAAGTTTTTCTCTAGTGCATATTTTGTTTAATCCCCACCCTGGGCACTGGGAACAGCTAGGCAAGTGGACTGATGTGTTCGTTGGCTGAAAGGCCACAAGGGCACTGGGACTGCCTCTCTCCATTCCCTGGCTTTCTGGATGGTGCCCAGAGGGTCTCCATTTACCTTAGGACATGAATGGGGTGGAAGGAGAGTTAACCCCACAGTGACTTTCTAAGAGCTCCAGTAGGATGGGCGGAGGGGACAGGTccctcacccaccccagccctccTCTTGGGATGAGAAACTTGTGTGGGGAACTGGCCTCAGGAATGCTCTTGGCCTGACCTTTAGAAGCACTGGGGCGTGTGAAAACCCTTTGTTTCTTCAATAGGAGAATTTCATTGTGTTTCTGTTGTTCAGTTGTTCAGAGACATTCCTGGATGCAGTTTGGTCAGTTACAGTTAAAGGTTGACTTTTCCAgcggaaaaaaaagaaagaaatagggatGTAGTAGTGACACGCTATGcacttaaaaacttttttcccccccagagTCCTCGGCTCGGTGTCGACTGCAGTGAGCACACCacccatccctgtataggatccgaacccgctgccttagtgctaccagcgctgcactctcctgagtgagccacagggctggcccttttttttttttttattatatatatatataagatgactggtaaagggatcttaacccttgacttggtgttgtcagcaccacactctcccaagtgagctaaccggccatccctatatagggatccgaacccgctgcctcggtgttatcagcaccacattctcccaagtgagccgcgggccagcccaaaaacattttttaattgagatataatttacatataaaattaactattttaaagtgtaaaattcagtggttttagtatattcgcaagcttgtgcagccatcactactaattctagaaaattttcatcactccaaaaaaaaACGCTGTACGcactagcagtcactccccatttttcCCCAGCCTACCTCCatccagccctaggcaaccattcTATCTCTCCAGATTTGCCTGTtcaggacatttcatataaaaagaTTCATACAATATGTTGcctttgtgtctagcttcttttacttagtataatgttttcagtcttcatccatgttgtagcatgtattagtacttcattaaagaatatttaattgtGTGcctgtaccacattttgtttatccaaagttttatgtggacatgttttcatttctcttgggtatattcctgagagtggaattgctgggacatatggtaagtctgtgttttaatttttgaggacCTGCCAGACTGCTTTCCAGTGGCTGCACCAtgttacattcctaccagcagtgtacgagggttccagtttctctgcatcctcactgacacttgttattgtccctctttttgattatagccctTCTAATGGGTCACACTATGTATTTGATGAACTCTCATACACTTGGCTAACTATACATTTTAAGTCAATTGGTAGGAACAATCCCTGGGGACATAACAGGCTTATAAGAGATTTCTAACAGTGCTTTCCTAGAGGATCAGAAGTCTGTTGAGGCATTGCTAGGTGGAATCTGCCTCTagaaataatagttttatttatgtatttaatttttaaacagctGGTTTAGGTCAAAATTGAGAAAGAGTTTCATGAACTCAAAAGTgtttcccatttttctattgcACAAAGCCTCAAATGAAAGCCTCATTGTGCATTAAGGCCTTTTTCTATCCGTGCAAAGCACAGTGCTCTGGTttcaaaatgggaataattacaGAGGtgatcaacttttatttttttaaacccagcgttattatttttatagttactGAATTGGCATTTGTAGGAATATGGAAACTGCAAACACATTTTCCTAAAAGGTTCtgaagcttaaaaaataaaaatccacctTATTAGCCCACGCTCCTGTTCCTGGCTCCCATCTCAGTTAAGGGGAGGAGTCTCGTGAAGATAACGCACCACAAGCAAAACAAACATCCTCTTCAAAATGAACATACCCTTCTATTTCTTGCAGTGCAAAAGGAAAGCAGGCATTGTCAGCCAGATGTGCTGAACTTTCTTATGCAGTCACATTCTAAACTAACAAAAAAATCTGAGTAGTTGCCAGATATTTCACTATTTTCAAAGAGAAAGGCGTGCcctaatattgttttatttaacatttctgttTAAAGTTAAGGTTCGAAACCACTTAGGTACAGTAGTCCCGGTAAGGGCTTACATTATTGGAATGAACGAATGGGACTGCAGAGGGGTTGCTGATAAGGgtttatatattcttaaaattttattatggaaaatctCAAACATCCAAAATTTGATTGATTTAATTCTCCCCCAGTAATCACTCAGCTAAAACAGTTGtcaacatttttcaatttttggttCAAATTATCTTCTCCCCgcctttttcttttgtgcttgagtttttttttaatgcaaattcaAGATATCATGTTACTTCACCCATAAATAATACAGATTGCATCCATAAATGATAAGGTTTTTTCATACACACTATGcaattatcacattttaaaaataaatgatatctttTAATATTATTGAATACTCAGTCCATTCAAATTTCCCTTATGGTTGacagattttgtttaaaaaatttttttattatgagaaattttagagatacagaaaaataaagagaatattagAATAAACCCTATCACCCaccttcaacaattatcaacccAAACTCATTGTTTTGTTTATAACCCCACATGCTCCTCTCCGCTGCTCCTTatagtatttttcctttcaatcatatcatttttttttgttgtggtaacATTCATCTAATGTAAAATCCACCATTtccaccattttaaagtgtacaagtaAGTGGCATTTAGTAATTCACAATcttctgcaaccatcaccaccatctaattctagaacattttcattactccaaaaggaaaccctgtaccctttgagcagtcacttcccattctcTACTGCTCCCAGCCCTGATAACcattgtagtagattgaattatgttcccccaaaactcgatgaagtttgaattgtgtcccccaagttttatatatcagaaacttagcccccactgtgactgctcagagggtgggaaatactattacggtaattgaaaggtggagccttgaagaggtgattagattgtagggccatgctgaagtgaatggattaacaatggtggtaaagggcctggttctgaggacttcaaaagaagagagaggtgagtctgtctgtctgtctgtctctctctctgctctctctgctcccaccatcttgcaatgtgagacccctgggtcactgttgcgactaccagatggactttggacttcccagtctcagaaactaagcaataaatttcgttttttttttataaattacccagttccgtgtattttgttataagcaacagaagtagactaatacagaaaattgataccagggaagtggggtgttacttataacagatacttgaaaatgtggagacagctttggaactgggttttgaggagaggttggaggagtttggaggactcagaagaagacaaaaagatgagggaaagtttggaatatcttagagactggttatgtggtagtGAGCAGAATGCTCATAGAAATAAGGACTGTAAAGACCCTTCTaaagaggtctcagatagaaataagaaggagtttattgtaaactgggacaaagatcaccttgctatgaactggcaaggaacttggctgcattctgtccatgccctaggacttttgtggaagttggaacttagaaGTTGTGAActagagtatttggcagaagaaatttctttctttaaaaaaatttatttgacagagttttcaagatggcggcggctgcggcggctggcgcggagtagctgaggtggaaaaggtggccactggacctcaggcagccgggaaacttgtggaccttcctctggccatctcttaagggaggactgctgctgctggccggtcgtgggggctcaacgccactttgcccccggcaggagaggctgcctcatttacaggcaacagctttgaagtgtggagcaggaaaagaactgattcttagctgcaaaagtgagtcttgaaacagggaacacggcgccagggctgctgtggatgcagccaggatcccggaggctggggccgcactgaaggcggccagctgccctattcaggattcgaggtttcaggccggcattaaagaagattcctgggagcgccccagcggcgccgcgactgaacagcccgaggcggcagcgccgagaacacggaaggcaacaaaccagagacagagcgagcgcccgacctggcacagcactgtgagtgatccctggcacagatctgttcggggggtgaatgcccacgcggcttccgactgcaccaccaggccactcactgcccccggtgctgcctccattttcccaggtgcgggcagctccgccctgctcggccatcactgagcccatttgcttggcctggcgcggggctttccggaccctgcgggccgacctcctctcccactccctccgcggttctctggcaggactgggggtgtggggcgtcccgaccagttttgggagggctaggaagtacgggcgggccgactgtcactccaccacaccctggactccggccccggtaaacttcctgttactgggaggcagataccatctctgcgaccaccagtttggaaaaaagcctaacgaatttctggttgggaatagtgcggtaggagagttcccaggtccacttgaacctgccggagagcaggctgcaggcgggcactagactcggtttataccagggggatacaaaggtgaacaagacccgagaaagatctacacagtgctacaaaggcacccagagagaccggtcgtctgtgcctagcagaaacctggtagacttcctgggcgaggcggtgctgagcagggtcttgaaggcccagctgatagacgaggggtgcagaagacacgccccagcccagcacagtgtgcacagaggggggagacgtgcggccagggaggcggagtctcgacagaaaccacacacccggtggggtcgccactgcacgatctaacagcctgggccagagcacacggaacggggagaagtcctgtacagaaagtgaaagctcaacagagatcacacaccctgtggtacgtgatccatcagcccagcagagtacaagctaaccagaaaggtggatccccggagaagcccaagacccgaggcaaccacacacacaagacactagaggccaactgagcagtcacggtgggagccataccaaattggcaaccacagcaacatcctattagtcattagtcttaaaccggtggactgtgaaaccccctgcaacaatgaataaacaccaaaaaaaagacaccagaaatacaaaaaatcaagaaattacaccaccaaaagttaataaatctcatactctagatcctatagaacaagaagcccttgaaataactgacaaggaatttcgagtgataattctaaggaaactgaatgagatacaagaaaactcagctagacatcatgatgaaatgaggaaaagtatacaggatttgaaagaggaaatatacaaggaaatcaatgtcctgaaaaaaaatgtagcagaacttgctgaactgaagaagttattcagcgaaataaaaaacacaacggagagtttaaccagcaggcttgtcgaagttgaagagagaacctctgaacttgaagatgggctgtttgaaataacacaagcagacaaaaagaaagaaaaaagaatcaaggacatggaagaaaatctgagagagatatcagacaacctcaagcgctcaaatatccgagtcatgggtattccagaaggggaggaaaatggagattccattgaaaacatattcaaaaaaatagtggcagaaaacttcccaggtataggaaaaatcacagatcttcagatccaggaagctcaacgatctccaaacgtattcaacccaaaaaggccttctccaagacatgtcatagtcaaattggcaaaactcagagacaaagagagaatcttaaaagctgcaagagagaagcgtcaaatcacctataagggagccccaatcaggttaacatcagacttttcatcacaaaccctaaaagctagaaaggaatgggatgatattttcaaaatactaaaagacaaagattgccagccaagaatactctaccctgcaaggctatccttccgaaatgaggggcaaatagtatatttctcagacaaacaaaaactgcgggagttcacttccacaagaccacccttacaagaaatcctcaagggagtactgggtttggttcctgaaaaataactaacactgccataaaaacctaagaaaaatctaaacccgctagtacaataaaaatggcattcatgaagagaaaacaagctaacaaaaacactatctacaacctaaggaaccaacaaacaaagaaaccaaacagtaaatcagaaagcaaggaacaaaagacacctaagacaaccaaacaaccaataaaatgctaggaataaatcaacacctttcaataacaactcttaatgttaaaggcttaaattccccaattaaaagacacagactggctgactggatcaaaaagcaggacccaactatatgctgcctacaagaaacccacctcacccataaagattcacacagactaagagtgaaaggatggaaaaagatttaccatgcaaacagaaaagaaaaacgagctggagtggctattcttatatctgacaaaatagactttaaactaaaaaccataaaaagagacaatgagggacactacttaatgataaaaggactgatccatcaagaagacataacaatcataaatatgtacgcacccaatgttggagcagccagatttataaaacaaactctattagacctaaagaaggaaatagacactaataccataatagcaggggacctgaacactccactgtcaatattagacagatcatctaggcaaagaatcagtagagaaacacaagatctaaacaagactctagaccaattggaattggcagatatctacagaacattccacccaacaacctcagaatattcattcttctcatcagcacatggatcattctccaggatagatcacatattaggtcacaaatcaagtctcagtaaattcaaaaaaattggaattatcccatgtatcttctcagaccacaatggattaaaactagaaattaataacaaacaaaactctggaaactatacaaacacatggaaattaaacagcattctacttaatgacatatgggtccaagaagaaatcaagcaggaaatcaaaaagtttattgaaactaatgaaaacaatgatacatcataccaaaacctgtgggatactgcaaaagcagtattgaggggaaaatttattgcattaaatgctcacttcagaagaatagaaagatggcaagtgaacaacctaacacttcaccttaaagaactagaaaaacaagaacaatccaaacctaaagttagcagacggaaagaaatcattaagatcagagcagaactgaatgaaattgaaaaccaaaaaacaattcaaaagatcaacgaatcaaaaagttggttttttgaaaagataaataaaattgacaaaccattagcatggctaacaaaaaaaagaagagagaagactcaaataacaaaaattagaaatgaaaaaggcgatattacaactgattcatctgaaatacaaggaatcattcgagactaccataaacaactatacgccaacaaatatgaaaatctggaggaaatggataaatttctggacacacacaagctcccaaaactgaaccgtgaagacgtagaaaatttgaacagaccaataacaataaaggagattgaagctgttatcagaaggctcccaacaaagaaaagcccaggaccagatggattcacagcagaattttaccaaacattcaaagaggaattgacaccgattctttacaaactattccaaaagattgaaacggacgcaaatctcccaaactcattctatgaagcaaacatcatcctgataccaaaaccaggtaaagatataaccaaaaaagaaaactacaggccgatatccttgatgaatatagatgcaaaaatcctcactaaaatactagcaaacagaatacagcaacacatacgaaaaattattcatcacgatcaagtgggattcatcccagggatgcaaggttggttcaacatacgtaaatcaataaatgtgatacaccatattaataaactcaaacacaaggaccatatgatcatctctatagatgctgaaaaagcatttgataaagttcagcactcattcatgacaaagaccctctataagttaggtatagagggaaagtatctcaacataattaaagccatatatgccaaacccactgccaatatcatcctgaatggggaaaagctgaaagcttttcctttaagaacaggcactagacaaggatgcccactctcaccactcctattcaacatagtgttggaagtactagccagagcaatcagagaagagaaggaaataaagggcatccagattggaaaagatgaagtcaaactgtccctgtttgcagatgacatgatcctatatatcgaacagcctaaaacctctacaaaaaaactcttggaattgataaatgatttcagcacagtagcaggatacaaaatcaacacacaaaaatcagtagcatttcttttctccaatagtgaacatgcagaaggagaaatcaagaaagcctgcccatttacaatagccaccaaaaaaataaaatacttaggaattgagttaaccaaggaggtgaaaaatctctataatgagaactacaaaccactgctgagagaaattagagaggatacaagaagatggaaagatattccatgctcttggattggaagaatcaacatagtgaaaatgtccatactacccaaagtgatatacaaattcaatgcaatccccatcaaaattccaaagacatttttctcagaaatggaaaaaactattcagacatttatatggaacaataaaagaccacgaatagccaaagcaatgctcagcaaaaaaaataaagctggaggcataacactacctgactttaagctatactacaaagctataataaccaaaacagtatggtactggcataaaaacagacacactgaccaatggaatagaatagagaatccagaaatcaacccacacacttactgccatctgatctttgacaaaggcaccaaacctattcactggggaagggactgcctcttcagcaagtggtgctgggataactggatatcgatatgcaggagaatgaaactagatccatacctctcaccgtatactaaaatcaactcaaaatggattaaggatttaaatatacaccctgagacaataaaacttcttaaagaaaacataggggaaacacttcaggaaattggactgggcacagacttcatgaatacgaccccaaaagcacgggcaaccaaaggaaaaataaacaaatgggattatatcaaactaaaaagcttctgcacagcaaaagaaacaattaaaagagttaaaagacaaccaacagagtgggagaaaatatttgcaaaatatacatctgacaaaggattaatatccagaatatataaggaactcaaacaactttacaagaagaaaacaagcaacccaattaaaaaatgggcaaaagagctaagtaggcatttctctaaggaagatatccaaatggccaacagacatatgaaaaaatgctcaacatcactcagcatccgggaaatgcaaatcaaaaccacattgagataccatctaaccccagttaggatggctaaaatccaaaagactatgaacgataaatgctggcgaggctgcggagaaaaaggaactctcatacattgttggtgggactgcaaaatggtgcagcctctatggaaaatggtatggaggttccttaaacaattgcaaatagatctaccatacgacccagccatcccactgttgggaatatacccagaggaatggaaatcatcaagtcgaaggtatacctgttccccaatgttcatcgcagcactctttacaatagccaagagttggaaccagcccaaatgcccatcatcagatgagtggatacggaaaatgtggtacatctacacaatggaatactactcagctataaaaacgaatgaaatactgccatttgcaacaacatggatggaccttgagagaattatattaagtgaaacaagtcaggcacagaaagagaaataccacatgttctcacttattggagggagctaaaaattaatatataaattcacacacacacatacacacatacacacacaaaccggggggggggggggaggaagaagatataacaaccacaattatttgaagttgatacaacaaacaaacagaaaggacattgttgggggggagggggggagggagaagggagggaggttttggtgatggggagcattaatcagctacaatgtatatcgacaaaataaaattaaaaaaaaaaaaaaaaaaaaaaaatttatttgatttattaaatcaaaattgattatacatattttgggggttcaacattgagatatgttgatcaaatcaatattactagcatatatattattacaaattgtaattactctttatgcccctt is a window of Cynocephalus volans isolate mCynVol1 chromosome X, mCynVol1.pri, whole genome shotgun sequence DNA encoding:
- the LOC134367819 gene encoding cyclin-dependent kinase 9-like — translated: MGDTAVEDLELGGGSGAGAAAAVVVARGGGSTLEMATAKESDSIECPFCDDVSKYEKLAKIGQGTFGEVFKAKHRQTGKEVALKKVLIKNEKEGFPITTLREIKILQVLKHENVINLIEICRTKTSLYNHSKGSIYLVFDFCEHDLAGLLSNAFVKFTLSEIKRVMQMLLNGLYFIHMNKILHRDMKAANVLITRDGVLKLADFGLARAFSLNKNSQRSRFTNHVVTLWYRPPELLLGEWDYGPPIDLWGAGCIMAEMWTRNPIMQGNTEQQQLVLISQLCGSITPEVWPNVGKYQLFEKLDLVKGQKRKVKERLKPYVRDPHALDLIDKLLVLDPAQRINSDDALNHDFFWSDPMPTDLKRMLSTHPTSMFEYQGPPRWKGSQITQQRTNQSQNPTATSQMEFDRVF